One region of Sphingomonas abietis genomic DNA includes:
- the hpnA gene encoding hopanoid-associated sugar epimerase, translating to MGGTILITGVSGFVGAAVAKAFAADGWRVRGLARATSPATNLTDFPGEIARGDMLDAASMAAALAGCDALAHVAADYRLWAPDPEEIVRHNREGTRIVMEAALAAGVRRIVYTSSVATIAPLPGGAAGEDRPLTEQTAIGAYKRSKVVAERLVEQMVAEQGLPAVIVNPSTPIGPRDVRPTPTGRILVEAATGKIPAFVDTGLNIVHVDDVARGHVLALDKGVAGRRYILGGEDVMLEALLAEVARSVGRKPPTISLPRAPLMPLALVSEGWARLTGREPMLTRDALKMAKYRMFFASDRAKAELGYAARPWQHAVADALGWFRAQGMIG from the coding sequence ATGGGCGGGACGATCCTGATAACCGGCGTGTCGGGCTTCGTGGGAGCCGCCGTAGCCAAGGCGTTTGCCGCCGATGGCTGGCGGGTGCGCGGCCTCGCCCGCGCGACCAGCCCGGCGACCAACCTGACCGACTTTCCCGGCGAGATCGCGCGTGGCGACATGCTCGATGCGGCGTCGATGGCGGCCGCGCTCGCGGGCTGCGATGCGCTCGCCCATGTCGCCGCCGACTATCGGCTGTGGGCGCCCGACCCGGAGGAGATCGTCCGCCACAACCGCGAGGGCACCCGGATCGTGATGGAGGCGGCGCTCGCCGCCGGGGTGCGCCGCATCGTCTACACCAGCAGCGTCGCCACCATCGCACCGCTGCCCGGCGGCGCGGCGGGCGAGGACCGGCCGCTGACCGAGCAGACCGCGATCGGCGCCTATAAGCGCTCCAAGGTGGTCGCCGAGCGGCTGGTCGAGCAGATGGTGGCGGAACAGGGGTTGCCCGCGGTGATCGTCAATCCGTCGACGCCGATCGGCCCGCGCGACGTCCGCCCGACGCCGACCGGGCGCATCCTGGTGGAGGCGGCGACCGGCAAGATCCCCGCCTTCGTCGATACCGGGCTCAACATCGTCCATGTCGACGACGTCGCGCGCGGGCATGTGCTGGCGCTGGACAAGGGCGTGGCCGGCCGTCGCTACATTCTCGGCGGCGAGGACGTGATGCTGGAGGCGCTGCTTGCCGAGGTGGCGCGTTCGGTCGGCCGCAAGCCGCCGACGATCAGCCTGCCGCGCGCCCCGCTGATGCCGCTGGCGCTGGTCTCCGAAGGCTGGGCGCGGCTGACCGGGCGCGAGCCGATGTTGACCCGCGATGCGCTGAAGATGGCGAAATACCGGATGTTCTTCGCCTCCGATCGGGCGAAGGCGGAGCTCGGCTATGCGGCGCGGCCGTGGCAGCACGCGGTCGCCGACGCGCTCGGCTGGTTCCGCGCGCAGGGGATGATCGGATGA
- the hpnD gene encoding presqualene diphosphate synthase HpnD yields the protein MNAPAASGSSFYAGMKVLPRAERHAMYAVYDFCRIVDDIADDQRGDRATRAAQLDRWRADLDSLYGGGDPGVAAMLAPHVRRFGLLREDFEAVIDGMAMDVAGDIRWPTAAILDLYCDRVASAVGRLSVRIFGMDEAQGIALSHHLGRALQLTNILRDIDEDAGIGRVYLPLEAIEAQGIAVGDIDQVIGDRRIDGAARLLADQALRHFGQAQDILRSRPSGHLIAPKLMAAAYSSLLRRMQRVGWTPPRTRVRHNRLALAWTLVRLRLSR from the coding sequence ATGAACGCGCCCGCCGCTTCCGGCTCGTCCTTCTACGCGGGGATGAAGGTGCTGCCGCGCGCCGAGCGCCACGCCATGTACGCGGTCTATGATTTCTGCCGCATCGTCGACGATATCGCCGACGATCAGCGGGGCGATCGTGCCACCCGCGCCGCCCAGCTCGATCGCTGGCGTGCCGATCTCGACAGCCTCTATGGCGGCGGCGATCCGGGCGTCGCCGCGATGCTGGCGCCCCATGTCCGCCGGTTCGGCCTGCTGCGCGAGGATTTCGAGGCGGTGATCGACGGCATGGCGATGGACGTCGCGGGCGATATCCGCTGGCCGACGGCGGCGATCCTCGATCTCTATTGCGATCGGGTGGCGAGCGCGGTCGGCCGGCTTTCGGTGCGGATCTTCGGCATGGACGAGGCGCAGGGGATCGCGCTCTCTCACCATCTCGGCCGGGCCCTGCAGCTCACCAATATCCTGCGCGATATCGACGAGGATGCCGGCATCGGCCGCGTCTATCTGCCGCTCGAGGCGATCGAGGCGCAGGGCATCGCGGTCGGCGATATCGATCAGGTGATCGGCGATCGACGGATCGACGGCGCCGCCCGGCTGCTGGCGGACCAGGCGCTGCGGCATTTCGGCCAGGCACAGGATATCCTGCGGTCGCGGCCGAGCGGGCACCTGATCGCGCCCAAGCTGATGGCGGCGGCCTATTCGAGCCTGCTCCGCCGGATGCAGCGTGTCGGCTGGACTCCGCCCCGCACGCGCGTCCGCCACAATCGGCTGGCACTGGCGTGGACGCTGGTGAGGCTCAGGCTCTCGCGGTGA
- the hpnJ gene encoding hopanoid biosynthesis associated radical SAM protein HpnJ, producing the protein MTLRTLFMQGPSFDGYDGGAGARYQMKREVKSFWYPTWIAQPAAMIEGSRLIDAPAQEQSWDDIKHEVDDKDLIILHTSTPSFNQDVRTAELVKQRNPKALVGMVGAKVMIEDEASLKATAALDFVCREEYDFTCVELAAGRPLAEIDGITWRSADGTIVRNKDRAQIEDMDTLPMVSPIYRRDLDLTKYYGGYQRHPYVSFYTGRGCKSRCTFCLWPQTIGGHRYRHRTVAKVIEEVQYVLKEMPEIKEIFFDDDTLADAHDFVVELSGELAKLGFGKKGFDVTWGCNAKANVPQPVLKAMKEGGCRVLLVGYESGDQKILHNIKKGLRVDVARQFTKDAHALGLTIHGTFILGLPGETLETIEETIKYAIELNPHTIQVSLAAPYPGTFLYNQAVENKWFDGSDHLLTDGGTQIAQLSYPHLPSTVIFDKVEEFYKRFYFRPRKIGSIVGEMMRDWDMMKRRLREGVEFFSFLHNRKKAA; encoded by the coding sequence ATGACGTTGCGCACCCTTTTCATGCAGGGCCCCTCCTTCGACGGATACGATGGCGGAGCCGGTGCGCGCTATCAGATGAAGCGCGAGGTCAAGAGCTTCTGGTATCCGACCTGGATCGCCCAGCCCGCCGCGATGATCGAGGGCTCGCGCCTGATCGACGCGCCGGCGCAGGAACAGAGCTGGGACGACATCAAGCATGAGGTGGATGACAAGGATCTCATCATCCTCCACACCTCGACGCCGAGCTTCAACCAGGATGTGCGCACCGCCGAACTGGTCAAGCAGCGCAACCCCAAGGCGCTGGTCGGCATGGTCGGCGCCAAGGTGATGATCGAGGACGAGGCCAGCTTGAAGGCCACCGCCGCGCTCGATTTCGTCTGCCGCGAGGAATATGACTTCACCTGCGTCGAGCTGGCTGCGGGTCGCCCGCTCGCCGAGATCGACGGCATCACCTGGCGCAGCGCCGACGGCACGATCGTCCGCAACAAGGACCGCGCGCAGATCGAGGACATGGACACGCTGCCGATGGTCTCGCCGATCTACCGGCGCGACCTCGACCTGACCAAATATTATGGCGGCTATCAGCGCCACCCCTATGTCAGCTTCTACACCGGGCGCGGCTGCAAGAGCCGCTGCACCTTCTGCCTGTGGCCGCAGACGATCGGCGGGCATCGCTACCGCCACCGCACCGTCGCCAAGGTGATCGAGGAGGTCCAGTACGTCCTCAAGGAGATGCCGGAGATCAAGGAGATCTTCTTCGACGACGACACGCTGGCCGACGCGCACGACTTCGTCGTCGAGCTGTCGGGCGAGCTGGCCAAGCTCGGCTTCGGCAAGAAGGGCTTCGACGTCACCTGGGGCTGCAACGCCAAGGCCAATGTGCCGCAGCCGGTGCTCAAGGCGATGAAGGAAGGCGGCTGCCGCGTCCTGCTCGTCGGCTATGAGAGCGGCGACCAGAAGATCCTGCACAACATCAAGAAGGGCCTGCGGGTCGATGTCGCCCGCCAGTTCACCAAGGATGCGCACGCGCTCGGCCTGACGATCCACGGCACCTTCATCCTCGGCCTCCCCGGCGAGACGCTGGAGACGATCGAGGAGACGATCAAATATGCGATCGAGCTCAACCCGCACACCATCCAGGTGTCGCTGGCGGCGCCCTATCCGGGCACCTTCCTGTACAACCAGGCGGTCGAGAACAAGTGGTTCGACGGCAGCGACCATCTGCTGACCGACGGCGGCACCCAGATCGCGCAGCTGAGCTATCCGCATCTGCCGTCCACGGTGATCTTCGACAAGGTGGAGGAGTTCTACAAGCGCTTCTACTTCCGCCCGCGCAAGATCGGTTCGATCGTCGGCGAGATGATGCGCGACTGGGACATGATGAAGCGCCGCCTGCGCGAAGGCGTCGAGTTCTTCTCCTTCCTGCACAACCGCAAGAAGGCTGCGTGA
- the hpnI gene encoding bacteriohopanetetrol glucosamine biosynthesis glycosyltransferase HpnI → MPGFIPDILTTIAMIGCAYTVTGAVLAGRWRAPPPPRRDARAWPSITMLKPLYGPEPDLAAKLNGFLDQDYPGAIAMLCGVADPADPALASVPARAVRMVSAARHGSNAKVSNLVNMSGAADGDILILSDSDMIVPRDYASRVVAALEAPGVGAVTLPYAGLGETGGWSRMAAAGISWGFLPGVMVGLATGMAKPCMGSTIALRRETLDAIGGFARFGDLLADDHAIGAAVREQGLSVAVPPLIVTHGCTETGLRALVAHELRWNATVRMLDPAGYAGSLVTHPLAWALIAWIAGAGGWVLAAAIACRLILAARIDYVVGRRTAPLWWLPARDLLSFGIAVAAFFTRRVDWRGARLHMADDGRMTAETETH, encoded by the coding sequence GTGCCCGGCTTCATCCCCGACATCCTAACGACGATCGCGATGATCGGTTGTGCCTACACAGTGACGGGTGCCGTATTGGCGGGGCGCTGGCGCGCGCCGCCGCCGCCCCGCCGCGATGCGCGGGCGTGGCCATCGATCACCATGCTCAAGCCGCTCTACGGGCCCGAACCCGATCTGGCGGCCAAGCTGAACGGCTTCCTCGATCAGGATTATCCCGGCGCGATCGCGATGCTGTGCGGCGTCGCCGATCCGGCCGATCCGGCGCTGGCGTCGGTGCCGGCGCGCGCCGTCCGCATGGTCTCCGCCGCACGGCACGGATCGAACGCCAAGGTCTCCAACCTCGTCAACATGAGCGGCGCGGCCGATGGCGACATCCTGATCCTCAGCGACAGCGACATGATCGTGCCGCGCGATTATGCCAGCCGGGTCGTCGCGGCGCTCGAGGCGCCCGGCGTCGGCGCGGTGACCCTGCCCTATGCCGGGCTCGGCGAGACCGGCGGCTGGTCGCGGATGGCGGCGGCGGGTATCAGCTGGGGCTTCCTGCCGGGCGTGATGGTGGGTCTCGCGACCGGCATGGCCAAGCCCTGCATGGGCTCGACCATCGCGCTGCGCCGCGAAACCCTCGATGCGATCGGCGGTTTCGCCCGATTCGGCGATCTCCTCGCCGACGATCATGCGATCGGCGCGGCGGTGCGCGAACAGGGGCTTTCCGTCGCGGTGCCGCCGCTGATCGTCACCCATGGCTGCACCGAGACCGGCCTTCGCGCGCTCGTCGCCCACGAACTGCGCTGGAACGCCACTGTCCGGATGCTCGATCCGGCGGGCTATGCCGGCAGCCTCGTTACCCATCCCCTCGCCTGGGCGCTGATCGCATGGATCGCCGGGGCCGGTGGGTGGGTGCTGGCGGCGGCGATCGCCTGCCGCCTCATTCTTGCCGCGCGAATCGATTATGTCGTCGGCCGCCGCACCGCGCCTTTGTGGTGGCTGCCGGCGCGCGACCTGTTGTCATTCGGCATCGCTGTCGCCGCCTTCTTCACGCGACGTGTTGATTGGCGCGGCGCACGGTTACATATGGCGGACGACGGCCGGATGACGGCCGAGACGGAGACTCACTGA
- a CDS encoding glycosyltransferase, translated as MIGLALLSLLIWIGLLGFRDQFWLARETDEGMGPAPAAWPAVVAVVPARDEAEVIGRAVASLVAQDYPGDFHIVLVDDGSSDGTAALAREAAVAAGSDRLTVIAGTPLPAGWTGKLWAMRNGIERAGTAPHYLWCTDADIAHAPDTLRSLVARSEAEGLVLNSLMAELRCDSLAEKALIPAFVLFFQMLYPFRLVNRPGARMAAAAGGCMLIDRAALAKAGGIAVIADAIIDDCAMGETMKRQGPIRLSLTRRSVSLRPYGGWSEIIAMISRSAYAQLGYSPWMLAATLVGMLIVYVAPPLLALFAGGGARLAGALAWAAMAVCFQPMLRFYRRSPLWGLALPAIGMVYAAATFLSAWQHKQGRGGMWKGRAQARIQ; from the coding sequence ATGATCGGACTCGCGCTGCTCTCGCTGCTGATCTGGATCGGCCTGCTCGGCTTCCGCGACCAGTTCTGGCTGGCCCGCGAGACCGACGAGGGCATGGGGCCGGCGCCCGCCGCCTGGCCGGCCGTCGTCGCGGTGGTGCCCGCGCGGGACGAGGCGGAGGTGATCGGCCGCGCCGTCGCCAGCCTCGTCGCGCAGGATTATCCGGGCGATTTCCATATCGTGCTGGTCGATGACGGCAGCAGCGACGGCACCGCCGCGCTCGCCCGCGAGGCGGCAGTGGCGGCGGGATCGGATCGCCTCACCGTCATCGCCGGCACGCCGCTGCCCGCCGGCTGGACCGGCAAGCTCTGGGCGATGCGCAACGGCATCGAACGGGCGGGCACCGCGCCGCATTATCTATGGTGTACCGACGCCGACATCGCCCATGCGCCCGATACGCTGCGTTCGCTGGTCGCGCGCAGCGAAGCCGAAGGGCTGGTGCTCAACTCGCTGATGGCCGAGCTGCGCTGCGACAGCCTCGCCGAAAAGGCACTGATCCCGGCCTTCGTGCTGTTCTTCCAGATGCTCTATCCGTTCCGGCTGGTGAACCGGCCCGGTGCGCGGATGGCGGCGGCGGCGGGCGGCTGCATGCTGATCGACCGGGCGGCACTGGCTAAGGCCGGCGGCATCGCCGTCATCGCCGATGCGATCATCGACGATTGCGCGATGGGTGAGACGATGAAACGACAGGGTCCGATCCGCCTCTCGCTCACCCGTCGCTCGGTCAGCCTGCGGCCTTATGGCGGCTGGAGCGAGATCATCGCGATGATCAGCCGATCGGCCTATGCCCAGCTCGGCTATTCGCCGTGGATGCTGGCGGCGACGCTCGTGGGGATGCTGATCGTCTATGTCGCGCCGCCGCTGCTGGCGCTGTTCGCGGGCGGTGGCGCGCGGCTGGCGGGGGCGCTGGCATGGGCGGCGATGGCGGTGTGTTTCCAGCCGATGCTGCGCTTCTATCGTCGTTCGCCCTTGTGGGGGCTTGCGCTGCCCGCGATCGGCATGGTTTACGCCGCCGCGACTTTCCTCTCGGCCTGGCAGCACAAGCAGGGGCGTGGGGGCATGTGGAAGGGGCGGGCGCAGGCCCGGATACAATGA
- the hpnE gene encoding hydroxysqualene dehydroxylase HpnE — MTQGAKTAQVIGAGLAGLSAAIALTEAGYAVTLSEAARQAGGRCRSYRDPQLGLTIDNGNHLVLSGNHAVRDYLATIGASDRLAGPAEARFPFMDVRDGQRWELRPNAGPLPWWLFARHRRVPGTRPLDYWALARLMGATADQRIGQLVRPAGALWERLLDNFLVSALNTPAAQGSAMLAGAIVRETLAKGGHACRPLIAEPTLAAAFVDPAIAWLEARGATIRLGRRLRALEQAGDRIVALDFADGRVAMAPGEPVILAVPAWVAADLLPGLTVPDRHHAIVNAHFLATPPAGAAPITGVIGGTAEWVFAFPDRLSVTVSAADALAEQDREAVAQLLWKDVAAVHNLPPELPKWQLVTEKRATFSATPDQEKRRPEARTACDNLFLAGDWTKTGLPATIEGAIRSGRTAAALVNREP, encoded by the coding sequence GTGACGCAGGGGGCCAAGACGGCACAGGTGATCGGTGCCGGCCTCGCCGGGCTGTCCGCGGCGATCGCACTGACCGAGGCCGGCTATGCGGTCACGCTGAGCGAGGCGGCGCGGCAGGCGGGGGGACGGTGCCGCTCCTATCGCGATCCGCAGCTCGGCCTCACCATCGACAATGGCAACCATCTCGTCCTCTCGGGCAATCATGCGGTGCGCGACTATCTCGCGACCATCGGCGCGAGCGACCGGCTGGCCGGGCCGGCCGAGGCGCGCTTTCCGTTCATGGATGTCCGGGACGGGCAGCGCTGGGAATTGCGGCCCAATGCCGGGCCGCTGCCGTGGTGGCTGTTCGCCAGACATCGCCGCGTGCCGGGCACCAGGCCGCTCGATTACTGGGCGCTGGCCCGGTTGATGGGGGCGACGGCCGACCAGCGCATCGGGCAGCTGGTGCGGCCGGCAGGTGCCTTGTGGGAGCGGCTGCTCGACAATTTCCTGGTCTCGGCGCTCAACACGCCGGCGGCGCAGGGCTCGGCCATGCTCGCCGGCGCGATCGTGCGCGAGACGCTGGCCAAGGGCGGCCATGCCTGCCGCCCGCTGATCGCCGAGCCGACGCTCGCCGCCGCCTTCGTCGATCCCGCGATCGCCTGGCTGGAGGCGCGGGGCGCGACGATCCGCCTCGGCCGCCGCCTGCGCGCGCTGGAGCAGGCAGGTGACCGGATCGTCGCGCTCGACTTCGCCGACGGGCGCGTGGCGATGGCGCCGGGCGAGCCGGTGATCCTGGCGGTGCCGGCCTGGGTCGCGGCCGATCTGCTCCCCGGCCTCACCGTGCCGGATCGCCACCACGCCATCGTCAACGCCCATTTCCTCGCGACTCCGCCGGCCGGCGCCGCCCCGATCACCGGCGTCATCGGCGGCACCGCGGAGTGGGTGTTCGCCTTTCCCGATCGCCTCTCGGTGACGGTCAGCGCCGCCGACGCGCTCGCCGAACAGGATCGCGAGGCGGTCGCGCAGCTGCTGTGGAAGGATGTCGCGGCGGTCCACAATCTCCCGCCCGAACTGCCGAAATGGCAGCTAGTCACCGAAAAACGCGCGACTTTTTCGGCCACACCGGATCAGGAAAAGCGACGACCCGAGGCGCGAACGGCGTGCGACAATCTGTTCCTGGCTGGCGACTGGACGAAAACCGGGCTACCGGCCACCATCGAAGGCGCGATCCGATCGGGGAGGACGGCCGCCGCGTTGGTGAACAGGGAACCATAG
- a CDS encoding phosphorylase family protein has product MILIATGMKREAKALARDGVTVVTAGTDAARLEAELEAGVAAGATAILSMGLAGALAPLLNVGDWVVGTLSPIGMERREWSVGAGSSRPKDRLQAADLQPAGIKPVARKDGSRDWISRIAKILPGAVVGRIHADGAMVVTAAQKEQYHFSERALACDMESHIAAAVARRHGLPFAVARVISDSAHRTLPRAAQVAMAPDGGVRIGAVLLAILSRPWQLPALIGVGLDAGRAMRRLVRGYDMLAGAGFVLGDQRQLPLDMA; this is encoded by the coding sequence ATGATCCTGATCGCGACCGGCATGAAGCGCGAGGCGAAGGCGCTCGCCCGCGACGGCGTCACCGTGGTGACCGCCGGCACCGACGCCGCCCGGCTCGAGGCGGAACTGGAAGCCGGCGTCGCCGCCGGTGCCACCGCGATCCTGTCGATGGGCCTCGCCGGCGCGCTGGCGCCGCTGCTCAACGTCGGCGACTGGGTGGTCGGCACGCTGTCGCCGATCGGCATGGAGCGGCGCGAATGGAGCGTCGGCGCGGGCTCGTCGCGGCCGAAGGATCGCCTCCAGGCGGCGGATCTCCAGCCGGCCGGGATCAAGCCCGTCGCGCGCAAGGATGGCTCGCGGGACTGGATCAGCCGGATCGCCAAGATCCTGCCCGGGGCGGTGGTCGGCCGCATCCATGCCGATGGCGCGATGGTCGTGACCGCCGCGCAGAAGGAGCAATATCATTTCTCGGAGCGCGCGCTCGCCTGCGACATGGAAAGCCATATCGCCGCCGCCGTCGCGCGCCGCCACGGCCTGCCCTTCGCGGTGGCGCGGGTGATCTCGGATAGCGCCCACCGCACCCTGCCGCGCGCCGCGCAGGTGGCGATGGCGCCGGACGGCGGCGTCAGGATCGGTGCGGTGTTGCTCGCGATCCTGAGCCGCCCGTGGCAATTGCCCGCCCTGATCGGCGTCGGGCTCGACGCCGGCCGGGCGATGCGGCGCCTAGTCCGCGGTTACGACATGCTTGCTGGCGCCGGGTTTGTTCTTGGCGATCAGCGCCAGCTCCCGCTCGACATGGCTTGA
- the hpnC gene encoding squalene synthase HpnC: MASGKGHKDENFPVASKLVAPAFRAPIMAFYRFARLADDIADHLTATPDEKLERLEAMRQGITGESMAEPSAVALRQVMAERRLDPVHALDLLEAFRRDVTKLRYGNWDELIDYCRYSACPVGRFVLDVHGEDRALWPANDALCAALQVINHLQDCAKDYRELDRVYLPQDLLASTGARTAELADAQASPALRQVIAACAERTQHLLADAAPFARQIRDRRLGVEVAVIQRLAVSLAARLRRRDPLSERVHHGKAEALLLASGAALGRFVRA; encoded by the coding sequence ATGGCCTCGGGCAAGGGCCACAAGGACGAGAATTTTCCGGTCGCCTCGAAGCTGGTGGCGCCGGCCTTCCGTGCGCCGATCATGGCCTTCTACCGCTTCGCGCGGCTGGCCGACGATATCGCCGACCATCTGACCGCCACCCCCGACGAGAAATTGGAACGGCTCGAGGCGATGCGGCAGGGCATCACCGGCGAGAGCATGGCCGAGCCCTCGGCGGTGGCGCTGCGGCAGGTGATGGCGGAGCGCAGGCTCGATCCGGTCCATGCGCTCGATTTGCTGGAGGCCTTCCGCCGCGACGTCACCAAATTGCGCTATGGCAATTGGGACGAGCTGATCGACTATTGCCGTTACTCGGCCTGCCCGGTCGGCCGCTTCGTGCTCGATGTGCATGGCGAGGATCGCGCGCTGTGGCCGGCCAATGATGCGCTGTGCGCCGCCTTGCAGGTGATCAACCATCTCCAGGATTGCGCCAAGGATTATCGCGAGCTGGATCGCGTCTATCTGCCGCAGGATCTGCTGGCCTCGACCGGCGCGCGCACGGCCGAGCTGGCCGATGCACAGGCCTCCCCGGCGCTGCGCCAGGTGATCGCGGCCTGTGCCGAGCGGACCCAGCATCTGCTCGCCGATGCCGCGCCGTTCGCGCGCCAGATCCGCGATCGGCGGCTGGGTGTCGAGGTCGCTGTCATCCAGCGCCTGGCGGTCAGCCTCGCCGCGCGCCTGCGTCGCCGCGATCCGCTCAGCGAGCGCGTCCATCACGGCAAGGCGGAGGCGCTGCTGCTCGCCTCCGGTGCCGCGCTCGGCCGGTTCGTCCGGGCATGA
- the shc gene encoding squalene--hopene cyclase: MLEVEDIATDPLDGIDAAIGRATEALARAQQPDGHWVFELEADATIPAEYILLRHYLGEPDDLALEAAIGRYLRRIQGTHGGWPLYHDGAFDVSATVKAYYALKMIGDDIDAPHMARARAELLKRGGAGAANVFTRIQLALFGAGKWSAIPEMPVELMLAPKGFPINLSRMSYWARTVIVPLLVLAALRPVAKNPRGVLVDELYTPGRHVLKRALPGKWAWETGFGALDTLLKRGRWMWPKALRAKAIQACVDFVGERINGTDGLGAIYPAIANSVMMYDALGHGPAHPERALAREAIEKLLVHREDGDVYCQPCVSPVWDTALAAHAMLEAGDEAAAERGLDWLKPRQILDVKGDWAEQKPDVRPGGWAFQYGNDHYPDLDDTAVVVMAMDRARPKLGDRYDAAIARGVEWNLGLQSADGGYAAFDADNTHFYLNDIPFADHGALLDPPTADVTARVVSMLAQVGEPLDSPRMVAALDWLKRDQHAEGSWWGRWGVNYIYGTWSVLCALNAAGIDPANGMIRRAVRWLISIQNSDGGWGESCDSYALDRKAHQPAPSIASQTAWALLGLMAAGEVDHPAVVRGIAWLERHQAEDGLWGQEHYSGGGFPRVFYLRYHGYPKYFPLWALARYRNLKRGNARRVEYGM; encoded by the coding sequence GTGCTCGAAGTGGAAGACATCGCGACCGACCCCCTCGATGGCATCGATGCCGCGATCGGCCGCGCGACGGAGGCCCTCGCACGGGCCCAGCAGCCCGACGGCCATTGGGTGTTCGAGCTGGAGGCGGATGCCACCATCCCCGCCGAATACATCCTGCTGCGCCATTATCTCGGCGAACCGGACGATCTGGCGCTGGAAGCGGCGATCGGTCGCTATCTCCGCCGTATTCAGGGCACGCATGGCGGCTGGCCGCTCTATCATGACGGCGCCTTCGACGTCTCGGCGACGGTGAAGGCCTATTATGCGCTGAAGATGATCGGCGACGATATCGATGCGCCGCACATGGCGCGGGCACGGGCCGAACTCCTCAAGCGCGGCGGCGCGGGCGCGGCCAATGTCTTCACCCGCATCCAGCTGGCGCTGTTCGGCGCCGGCAAGTGGAGCGCCATCCCGGAGATGCCGGTCGAGCTGATGCTCGCGCCCAAGGGCTTCCCGATCAACCTCAGCCGCATGTCCTACTGGGCGCGGACGGTGATCGTGCCGTTGCTGGTGCTGGCGGCGCTCCGCCCGGTCGCGAAGAATCCGCGCGGCGTGCTGGTCGACGAACTCTACACGCCGGGCCGCCACGTCCTCAAGCGCGCGCTGCCGGGCAAATGGGCGTGGGAGACCGGCTTCGGCGCGCTCGACACGCTGCTCAAGCGCGGGCGGTGGATGTGGCCGAAGGCGTTGCGCGCCAAGGCGATCCAGGCCTGCGTCGATTTCGTCGGCGAGCGGATCAACGGCACCGACGGGCTCGGCGCGATCTATCCGGCGATCGCCAATTCGGTGATGATGTACGATGCGCTGGGCCATGGCCCCGCCCATCCCGAACGCGCGCTGGCCCGCGAGGCGATCGAGAAATTGCTGGTCCATCGCGAGGACGGCGACGTCTATTGCCAGCCCTGCGTCTCGCCGGTGTGGGATACGGCGCTGGCCGCCCATGCCATGCTGGAGGCCGGCGACGAGGCGGCCGCCGAACGCGGGCTCGACTGGCTGAAACCGCGCCAGATCCTCGACGTGAAGGGCGACTGGGCCGAGCAGAAGCCCGATGTCCGCCCCGGCGGCTGGGCGTTCCAATATGGCAACGACCATTATCCCGATCTCGACGACACCGCGGTGGTGGTGATGGCGATGGATCGCGCCCGCCCCAAGCTCGGCGATCGCTACGACGCGGCGATCGCGCGCGGCGTCGAGTGGAATCTCGGATTGCAGAGCGCCGATGGCGGCTATGCGGCGTTCGATGCCGACAACACCCATTTCTACCTGAACGACATCCCCTTCGCCGATCACGGCGCGCTGCTCGATCCGCCGACCGCCGACGTGACGGCGCGGGTGGTCTCGATGCTGGCGCAGGTCGGCGAGCCGCTCGACAGCCCGCGCATGGTCGCCGCGCTCGACTGGCTGAAGCGCGACCAGCATGCCGAGGGCAGCTGGTGGGGGCGCTGGGGCGTCAACTATATCTACGGCACCTGGTCGGTGCTGTGCGCGCTCAACGCGGCGGGCATCGACCCGGCCAACGGCATGATCCGCCGCGCGGTGCGCTGGCTGATCTCCATCCAGAACAGCGACGGCGGCTGGGGCGAGAGCTGCGACAGCTATGCGCTCGATCGCAAGGCCCACCAGCCGGCACCCTCGATCGCCTCGCAGACGGCATGGGCGCTGCTCGGGCTGATGGCGGCGGGCGAGGTCGATCATCCGGCGGTGGTGCGCGGCATCGCCTGGCTGGAGCGCCACCAGGCCGAAGACGGCCTCTGGGGGCAGGAGCATTATAGCGGGGGTGGTTTTCCCCGTGTGTTCTACTTGCGCTACCACGGCTATCCGAAATACTTCCCGCTATGGGCGCTCGCCCGCTATCGGAACCTCAAGCGCGGCAATGCGCGGCGCGTAGAATACGGCATGTGA